The Thermoplasma acidophilum DSM 1728 genome includes a window with the following:
- the ppdK gene encoding pyruvate, phosphate dikinase, translating to MVDLLGGKGAGLAEMTKIGLNVPPGFTITTKACIAFLKHGGFPEGMMDQVMQALHDLENKVGRVFGDEKNPLLVSVRSGAPVSMPGMMDTVLNVGLNDSTVEGLAFMTDNRRFAMDAYRRLIQMFGEIVYGLPHEEFREKIEEVKRMRGYDEDRFTVQDLQGLIDQYTVIYRKHGKIFPQDPETQLVESIKSVFNSWNSKRAVAYRKMNGIPDDMGTAVSIVAMVFGNMGDDSATGVAFTRDPNTGEKKVFAEYLTNAQGEDVVAGIRTPKYIDDMQNEMPQVYADLMKTCDILEHHYRDMQDIEFTVERGKLYLLQTRTGKRSAKAAIRIAIDMVDEGIISEEEALMRITPATFDRTMHPQVKTTGREIPLGKGLAASPGAASGMIVFSSERALEIGKSKKMILVRPETTADDVRGMAVCEGFLTQKGGMTSHAAVVARAMGKPAVVGVESMSVNANEKTLTIGGKKLREGDVVTIDGTSGYFYEGELPVEKPTVDDYSKRLLEIADKYRRLGVRANANTPEEAKIARENGAEGIGLARTERMFLGNDRIGIMRSMIMSETPEDRKKYLDQLLPMQIHDFVEFFRTMEGYPVIIRLLDPPLHEFLPNKEDIIRQIYDVNNGKGKIEDLPYLEKLLKTVRDLEEFNPMLGFRGCRVGLVYPEIYDMQVRAIIEAAAKVIEEGREIYPEIMIPLVGHHNELRKIRARLEETAKSVRNHEKVKYKFGTMIEIPRACVTADKIAQYADFFSFGTNDLTQMTFGYSRDDAEGKFMFFYLENGILESDPFSSVDRDGVGELMKMAVERGKRAKPDLEVGICGEQGGDPDTIEFCDEIGLDYVSASPHRIPVARLAAARSSIARNRPEMTQISKY from the coding sequence ATGGTTGACCTCCTCGGTGGGAAGGGAGCCGGCCTAGCTGAGATGACAAAGATAGGTCTGAATGTACCTCCAGGATTTACCATAACGACGAAGGCATGCATCGCCTTCTTGAAACATGGCGGTTTCCCCGAAGGCATGATGGATCAGGTCATGCAGGCACTGCACGATCTCGAAAATAAAGTAGGCAGGGTATTCGGCGACGAAAAGAATCCGCTGCTGGTTTCGGTAAGATCAGGGGCACCGGTCAGTATGCCTGGCATGATGGACACGGTACTGAACGTGGGCCTGAACGACAGCACTGTTGAAGGATTGGCATTCATGACCGATAACAGGCGCTTTGCCATGGATGCCTACAGGAGACTCATACAGATGTTTGGAGAGATAGTCTATGGGCTTCCGCATGAGGAGTTCAGGGAGAAGATAGAAGAAGTCAAGAGGATGAGGGGCTATGATGAGGATCGCTTTACTGTACAGGACCTTCAGGGCCTCATCGATCAGTACACCGTAATATACCGCAAGCATGGAAAGATCTTTCCTCAGGATCCAGAAACGCAGCTGGTTGAATCCATAAAATCGGTTTTCAACTCGTGGAACAGCAAGCGCGCTGTTGCCTACAGAAAGATGAATGGAATACCGGATGATATGGGCACGGCTGTGAGCATAGTCGCAATGGTCTTTGGGAACATGGGCGACGATTCAGCTACTGGTGTGGCCTTTACAAGAGATCCAAACACGGGAGAGAAGAAGGTATTTGCCGAGTACCTTACCAACGCCCAGGGCGAGGATGTCGTTGCAGGCATAAGGACGCCGAAGTACATCGATGACATGCAGAACGAGATGCCGCAGGTCTATGCGGATCTGATGAAGACGTGCGACATCCTGGAACACCACTACAGGGATATGCAGGATATAGAGTTCACAGTGGAGCGAGGAAAACTCTACCTGCTGCAGACAAGGACTGGGAAAAGGAGTGCAAAGGCAGCCATCAGGATCGCCATTGATATGGTGGATGAAGGGATCATATCGGAAGAGGAAGCCCTGATGCGGATTACGCCGGCGACGTTCGACAGGACTATGCATCCGCAGGTAAAGACCACGGGTAGGGAAATTCCGCTCGGAAAGGGGCTTGCAGCATCTCCAGGTGCAGCCTCTGGCATGATCGTATTCTCTTCCGAGCGTGCCCTTGAGATTGGGAAATCGAAGAAGATGATCCTCGTCAGACCTGAAACCACGGCCGACGATGTGCGTGGGATGGCTGTGTGTGAGGGATTCCTGACGCAGAAGGGCGGCATGACATCGCATGCTGCGGTTGTGGCCAGAGCAATGGGAAAGCCAGCCGTGGTGGGCGTGGAATCCATGTCGGTGAATGCCAATGAGAAGACGCTGACCATTGGCGGAAAGAAGCTCAGAGAAGGCGATGTGGTGACCATAGACGGCACATCTGGCTATTTCTACGAGGGCGAGTTGCCCGTAGAGAAACCCACAGTTGACGATTATTCGAAGAGGCTTCTGGAGATCGCTGATAAGTACAGGAGGCTGGGTGTGAGGGCAAATGCAAACACGCCGGAAGAGGCCAAGATCGCGCGCGAGAATGGTGCAGAGGGCATAGGCCTCGCAAGGACGGAGAGAATGTTCCTTGGCAACGACAGGATAGGGATTATGCGATCGATGATAATGAGCGAGACGCCTGAAGATCGAAAGAAATACCTTGATCAGTTGTTACCGATGCAGATACACGATTTCGTCGAATTCTTCCGCACCATGGAGGGTTATCCTGTTATAATAAGGCTTCTGGATCCACCACTTCACGAATTCCTTCCCAACAAGGAGGACATCATAAGGCAGATATACGACGTAAATAACGGAAAGGGAAAAATCGAGGATCTGCCATACCTTGAAAAGCTTCTCAAAACGGTCAGGGATCTGGAGGAGTTCAATCCCATGCTGGGCTTTAGAGGATGCCGTGTTGGACTTGTTTATCCAGAAATATACGATATGCAGGTCAGGGCTATAATCGAAGCAGCTGCAAAGGTCATAGAGGAAGGCCGTGAAATATATCCCGAGATAATGATACCTCTTGTCGGGCACCACAACGAACTCAGGAAGATCAGGGCAAGGCTCGAGGAGACCGCAAAGTCCGTGAGGAATCACGAGAAGGTCAAGTACAAGTTTGGGACAATGATAGAGATACCGAGGGCATGTGTTACTGCAGATAAGATAGCACAGTATGCCGACTTCTTCTCATTCGGAACGAACGATCTCACTCAGATGACGTTTGGATACAGCAGGGACGACGCTGAAGGCAAGTTCATGTTCTTCTACCTTGAAAACGGCATTCTGGAAAGTGATCCGTTCTCATCCGTTGACAGGGATGGAGTTGGCGAACTAATGAAGATGGCCGTAGAGAGGGGCAAGAGGGCAAAGCCTGATCTCGAGGTCGGAATCTGCGGCGAACAGGGCGGAGATCCCGATACGATAGAGTTCTGCGACGAGATCGGTCTGGATTATGTGTCTGCCTCGCCCCACAGGATACCGGTGGCTAGGCTGGCTGCAGCCAGATCCAGCATAGCTAGGAACAGGCCGGAGATGACACAGATCTCAAAATATTGA
- a CDS encoding alpha/beta fold hydrolase, whose product MDRHSIMTSFGNLSYLERPGSYPLVFLHGLGGSGNNWIRLDRFLDGRFRMICFDLLGHGRSDKPRVEYTVEVQASAIVEALSKLGVNRFTLVGNSYGGWISLYIALKKKVPDYLVLVDSAGLNPTIAELGDEKLNEFVKKVMSVEEGNDEYVIRNISINNSKEEWKIKDEDLRSIKTKTLIIWGTADNVLSIEYGRKFHELIPNSLLFEIPYAKHTPQITHPQIVARIINDNVRI is encoded by the coding sequence ATGGATAGACATTCAATAATGACAAGTTTTGGAAATCTTTCATATCTGGAACGGCCCGGCTCATATCCTCTTGTGTTTCTTCATGGCTTAGGCGGGTCTGGAAACAACTGGATCAGATTGGACAGATTTCTCGATGGAAGATTCAGGATGATCTGTTTCGATCTGCTTGGCCATGGAAGAAGCGATAAACCAAGGGTAGAATATACTGTGGAGGTTCAGGCCTCCGCAATCGTGGAAGCGCTTTCCAAACTTGGAGTAAACAGATTCACACTGGTTGGAAATTCGTATGGAGGATGGATTTCGCTATACATAGCTCTTAAGAAGAAAGTTCCAGATTATTTAGTGCTTGTTGACAGCGCCGGCCTAAATCCAACAATAGCAGAACTCGGCGATGAGAAGCTGAATGAATTCGTAAAGAAGGTCATGTCGGTAGAGGAGGGAAACGACGAGTACGTCATCAGAAATATATCCATAAACAACTCAAAAGAAGAGTGGAAGATAAAGGATGAAGATCTGAGATCAATAAAGACCAAAACGCTGATAATCTGGGGTACAGCAGACAACGTCCTCAGCATCGAGTATGGGAGGAAATTCCACGAACTGATACCGAATAGCCTGCTTTTTGAGATACCATATGCAAAGCACACGCCGCAGATAACGCATCCTCAGATCGTTGCTAGAATAATAAACGATAACGTCAGAATTTGA
- a CDS encoding carbon-nitrogen hydrolase family protein encodes MEAGTLKITAVQARRTEKSEALDTVRSILSNISSDIVVFPEKWVTGEFTEEELIGALDGVDKDHIPFFVPGSFSIRDGTSLYNRSYLFHYGKMVGYQDKISLYADEPRKYRSGSSVKIFTGGGLSIGLPICYDIDFPYYVKVLMRSGCNIVINPSLIRSDFVEEWHLYISARSLENRVPVISVNSLSDPFGGNSIAVTPYRDGNGFRIRKTISHDLVFDALLDPADYEEGRQKRYGEDPGIYSFQNVENVKF; translated from the coding sequence ATGGAGGCAGGAACACTCAAAATAACCGCAGTTCAGGCAAGGAGAACCGAGAAATCAGAGGCTCTTGATACCGTTCGGTCCATACTGTCAAATATTTCATCGGATATCGTGGTGTTTCCAGAAAAATGGGTCACTGGTGAATTTACGGAAGAGGAACTGATCGGCGCATTGGACGGCGTCGATAAAGACCACATCCCATTTTTCGTGCCAGGTTCTTTCAGCATACGCGACGGCACTTCGCTATACAACAGGTCTTATCTTTTCCATTACGGGAAGATGGTCGGCTATCAGGACAAGATATCGCTATATGCTGACGAACCCAGAAAATATAGATCAGGATCATCTGTCAAGATATTTACGGGCGGAGGCCTGAGTATCGGATTGCCCATCTGCTATGACATAGACTTCCCGTACTACGTTAAGGTACTGATGAGATCAGGGTGCAACATCGTCATAAACCCATCGCTGATACGTTCTGATTTCGTCGAAGAATGGCATCTCTATATATCAGCCAGATCGCTTGAGAACCGCGTTCCGGTCATTTCCGTAAATTCTCTGTCCGATCCGTTCGGTGGGAATTCGATCGCCGTGACACCCTATAGAGATGGAAATGGATTCAGGATAAGGAAGACCATTTCTCACGATCTCGTCTTCGATGCTCTACTGGATCCCGCAGACTACGAAGAAGGACGCCAGAAGAGGTATGGGGAGGACCCGGGCATATACTCATTCCAAAATGTAGAAAACGTCAAATTCTGA
- the coaBC gene encoding bifunctional phosphopantothenoylcysteine decarboxylase/phosphopantothenate--cysteine ligase CoaBC, with protein sequence MLPYDENSYSRMLEGYTVIVATSGSISIYRIPDLVRDLRREGADVIVGMSQSSAAMVSPEVMRWASERDVVTEITGRIEHISLFTENREKKILLIAPASYNTLGKMANGITDSVPSLFFSFAFGHGVKTVVAPAMHRSMMENPINLANIEKLRSLGVNFVDPIYDDEKAKLNGNGAILDGVCRSVHKDLAGKKILIISGRGEEPIDPVRSITNAGSGFTGVWLARNAYRMGASSITYLGNTQFDLPGYVKYVEAHTIDDFEKKTMDEIEEGYDAVIVNAALPDFKVAERSQKKYSSDQPLRITLNPREKIIYKIRGKFNGRLIAFRLTDDIDEDVMSHFNNKVDMAVVNTYANGPFGKVKNSYRFVWNGGSRDIENAPKPIMTRELLKQLSTML encoded by the coding sequence ATGTTGCCCTATGATGAAAATTCGTACTCCAGGATGCTCGAGGGGTATACCGTCATAGTTGCCACATCCGGAAGCATATCCATATACAGAATTCCGGATCTGGTAAGGGATCTTAGGCGGGAAGGCGCAGATGTCATAGTTGGTATGAGTCAGAGCTCAGCGGCAATGGTCAGCCCGGAGGTCATGAGGTGGGCATCAGAGAGGGATGTGGTCACAGAGATAACGGGACGCATTGAACATATATCGCTTTTCACGGAGAATAGAGAAAAAAAGATACTGCTCATAGCGCCAGCATCGTACAACACGCTGGGCAAGATGGCAAATGGAATAACGGACAGCGTTCCCTCGCTCTTCTTCTCATTTGCTTTCGGCCATGGTGTTAAAACGGTTGTGGCTCCAGCTATGCACAGAAGCATGATGGAGAATCCCATAAATCTAGCCAACATAGAAAAATTGAGATCACTTGGTGTCAACTTTGTTGATCCTATATACGATGATGAGAAAGCGAAGTTAAATGGCAATGGGGCCATTTTGGATGGCGTTTGCCGTTCCGTTCACAAGGATCTTGCTGGTAAGAAAATACTCATAATTTCAGGACGCGGCGAAGAACCCATAGATCCAGTTCGCAGCATAACGAACGCGGGAAGCGGCTTTACAGGCGTATGGCTTGCCAGGAACGCCTACAGGATGGGTGCGTCCTCCATCACATATCTTGGAAACACCCAGTTCGATCTTCCAGGTTATGTGAAATACGTAGAGGCCCATACGATCGATGATTTTGAAAAGAAAACGATGGATGAGATCGAAGAGGGATATGACGCTGTAATAGTGAATGCCGCACTTCCGGACTTTAAAGTAGCAGAGAGATCACAGAAGAAATACAGCAGCGACCAGCCATTGAGGATCACACTGAATCCAAGGGAAAAGATCATATACAAAATAAGAGGAAAATTCAACGGCAGGCTTATTGCATTCCGCCTCACCGACGACATCGATGAGGACGTCATGTCGCATTTCAACAATAAGGTCGATATGGCCGTTGTGAACACATATGCGAATGGGCCGTTCGGCAAGGTGAAGAATAGCTACCGCTTTGTGTGGAACGGTGGTTCGCGTGATATCGAAAATGCGCCGAAGCCAATAATGACAAGGGAGCTGCTCAAGCAGCTTTCCACCATGCTGTGA
- a CDS encoding TrmB family transcriptional regulator: MEANNGKMERIQEMLRMFGLSSYEAQGFAALVYHGVANADTIASTANIPRTSAYKVMESLVRKGLAKATEGRPRMFKPAKMEEIRDYYEEKLQQLFRDLKELEDNAPSRGEPQLIYTINGSQKVMEKIEEMINLTEHEIMISTPKIIEIRKQMKKPIENAIKRGVRVVFVIPPNKRVPANVIVYRRDGLIATDIVSDQIRALIAGPDLETCGYSDNPMLSMHVYQFINILINKPEIQG, translated from the coding sequence GTGGAAGCTAATAATGGAAAGATGGAGAGGATTCAGGAGATGCTCCGCATGTTTGGGCTCTCTTCCTATGAAGCTCAGGGTTTTGCGGCGCTTGTTTATCATGGTGTGGCGAACGCAGACACCATAGCCAGCACTGCCAATATCCCAAGGACGTCTGCCTACAAAGTCATGGAATCGCTGGTCAGGAAGGGGCTTGCAAAGGCCACTGAAGGCAGGCCAAGGATGTTCAAACCTGCGAAGATGGAGGAGATAAGGGACTATTATGAAGAAAAGCTGCAGCAGCTATTCAGGGATCTAAAGGAACTCGAGGATAACGCACCATCCAGAGGCGAACCACAGCTCATCTACACGATAAATGGGTCACAGAAGGTCATGGAGAAGATCGAGGAGATGATAAACCTGACCGAGCATGAGATAATGATCTCCACACCCAAGATAATAGAGATAAGGAAGCAGATGAAGAAACCCATAGAAAATGCCATTAAGAGAGGTGTGAGGGTTGTCTTTGTCATACCGCCAAACAAGAGGGTTCCTGCTAACGTGATAGTTTACAGGAGAGACGGACTAATAGCGACGGACATAGTTAGCGACCAGATCAGGGCGCTCATTGCCGGCCCGGATCTTGAAACATGCGGATACAGCGATAATCCAATGCTCAGCATGCACGTATACCAGTTCATAAACATACTGATAAATAAGCCAGAGATTCAGGGATAG
- a CDS encoding deoxyribonuclease IV: MIDEAIRSISKKYTIGGHISVAGGLHNGPARAAVFGFPTFQFFSKNQMRWSSPPLKDDEAAAFKSEVRKYGIESTMIHASYLINLASADPDLYKRSMEAFHDEIDRSDKLGSTFLTVHPGSNPDRADGIRRVRDALSTIGDHAVIILIENTAGQGNVIGTRLDEVAKIIDTSDKKLGVCIDTCHAWASGYDLRDSLEKFIESLDYTIGLDRIFAFHLNDAKREMGSRIDRHELIGKGTIDGGLINLIRDDRLRAKPKIMETPFGEARFEDNLRYMSSKIGE, encoded by the coding sequence TTGATCGATGAAGCTATAAGGTCTATATCGAAGAAATACACTATTGGTGGCCACATATCCGTTGCGGGCGGCCTTCATAATGGTCCGGCAAGAGCAGCCGTGTTCGGTTTTCCAACATTTCAGTTTTTCTCCAAGAATCAGATGCGCTGGTCATCGCCGCCGCTGAAGGATGATGAAGCAGCGGCCTTCAAATCCGAGGTTAGAAAATACGGCATAGAAAGCACGATGATCCATGCCTCATATCTTATCAATCTGGCATCAGCAGATCCTGATCTTTACAAGAGATCGATGGAGGCTTTTCACGACGAGATAGATCGATCCGATAAACTGGGATCTACCTTCCTGACCGTGCATCCGGGATCGAATCCAGACCGTGCCGACGGGATCCGGAGAGTAAGAGATGCCCTCTCAACGATCGGTGATCATGCCGTAATAATATTGATAGAAAACACCGCGGGGCAGGGAAACGTTATCGGAACAAGGCTTGACGAAGTTGCAAAGATAATAGATACCTCAGATAAGAAACTCGGAGTCTGCATAGATACATGCCATGCATGGGCATCAGGCTATGATCTCAGAGATTCGCTTGAAAAATTCATAGAATCGCTTGATTATACCATAGGCCTGGACAGGATCTTCGCATTTCACCTAAACGATGCAAAGCGAGAGATGGGCAGCAGGATAGATCGCCACGAACTCATCGGGAAGGGAACTATAGATGGCGGTTTGATAAACCTCATAAGAGATGATCGGCTAAGGGCAAAGCCGAAGATCATGGAAACACCATTCGGCGAGGCAAGATTCGAAGATAACCTCAGGTACATGAGTTCGAAGATCGGTGAATAG
- a CDS encoding DUF1015 family protein, with protein sequence MEVKPFRPLIYRKEIDGMISPPFDAITPKQEIELKRNPYNITYLTLPKGRDGVSHARMIMENWIENGVLLRAERDCIIVLKQIFSANSRRITRYGIIARVRVFPENGDVIPHERTFDEFVRDREILMEGIGSQLEPIFLVTLKNELPQYLKIITENMKEDNRYFGPENVENYVYYIYDHKEIQKISNILRNDIAIVADGHHRLQATKNIASRQSGLAREFWSYAMSYVTSIHDEGVLIGGVHRVISSRFRFDADRASKYFYVDQCDTIAGNDPVIYDGRFYCIRPRENVYDNIIDSLNDFLFSKTIGMSTIDLERDVIYTHDYAEVVNLVNSGSFSFGVIMPDWDKAHLVELLLTRKILPQKSTYFYPKIPSGISIDSISEFIVT encoded by the coding sequence TTGGAAGTCAAACCCTTTAGACCACTGATATACAGGAAAGAGATAGATGGTATGATCTCTCCTCCGTTCGACGCCATAACGCCAAAGCAGGAGATAGAATTGAAGAGGAATCCATATAACATAACCTACCTGACGCTGCCGAAGGGCAGAGACGGCGTCTCGCATGCCAGGATGATAATGGAGAACTGGATCGAAAACGGTGTTCTTCTAAGGGCTGAGAGGGACTGCATCATAGTGCTCAAACAGATCTTTTCTGCGAACAGCAGGAGGATCACAAGGTACGGCATAATCGCCAGAGTGCGCGTATTCCCGGAAAATGGCGATGTTATACCGCATGAGAGGACTTTTGACGAGTTTGTCAGGGATAGAGAGATACTCATGGAAGGGATAGGAAGCCAGCTTGAACCAATATTCTTAGTTACACTGAAGAATGAGCTGCCCCAGTATCTGAAAATTATAACTGAGAACATGAAGGAGGATAATCGATACTTTGGGCCGGAAAATGTTGAGAATTATGTTTACTACATATATGACCATAAGGAGATCCAGAAGATATCCAACATCCTCAGGAACGATATAGCGATAGTAGCAGACGGCCATCACCGGCTGCAGGCAACAAAGAACATTGCATCAAGGCAATCTGGGCTAGCAAGAGAATTCTGGAGCTACGCCATGTCTTATGTGACCTCTATACACGATGAGGGCGTCCTCATAGGTGGAGTCCACAGGGTCATATCGAGCAGATTCAGATTTGACGCGGATAGGGCCTCAAAGTACTTCTACGTGGACCAGTGCGATACGATAGCTGGAAACGATCCCGTGATATACGATGGCCGCTTCTACTGCATCAGGCCTCGTGAAAATGTATACGACAACATCATCGATAGCCTCAATGATTTCCTCTTCTCAAAGACCATCGGAATGTCGACCATTGATCTGGAAAGGGATGTTATATATACGCATGATTACGCTGAGGTGGTTAACCTGGTTAATTCGGGTAGCTTCTCCTTCGGGGTAATAATGCCAGACTGGGACAAGGCCCATCTAGTAGAGCTACTGCTCACGAGAAAGATACTACCGCAGAAATCCACATATTTCTATCCGAAAATTCCTTCTGGCATCTCTATAGACAGCATCTCCGAATTCATCGTTACTTGA
- a CDS encoding mevalonate 3,5-bisphosphate decarboxylase: MDTAGMEHSVSWISSNSDELILRSWISSRMDIAELHRAGDDIKEMMKSEGYYSEPSKYEAELSDGNITFAYSYPIKAFEKFLGYYDRENRIAFNPSISMRTDFSFCLAACRYRKNGKTDTVVLDGYADNKYYKKAKFALDKFRSEYSINGSFDFYIKRYRRYQKAKGLSESSAVAAAVSRALISNVFGDDAAKDDIFVSRYARLVSGSGTRAAHDGISMWLSYPGMDSRDCVAFKVGKSNENLNYGVFPKYSDVATDNAHSIAVNSVFYGTWVSEKFSNVKRLISDHFDINDLLKIGENDMLRLNSILMSGGLIIQTPDSLRILKEILKFKSKNEGFYFTADTGPSIAIFSFDRSLIDEFRENVNDEYIEGSYDFKGYNNRMRDFIREAQEYFTQTPGEDEEDRL; encoded by the coding sequence TTGGATACAGCCGGAATGGAACATTCCGTATCCTGGATAAGTTCAAATTCAGATGAACTTATATTACGATCATGGATATCATCTCGTATGGATATTGCAGAGCTTCACAGGGCAGGAGATGATATCAAGGAAATGATGAAAAGCGAAGGTTATTACTCTGAACCCAGCAAATATGAAGCAGAATTATCGGACGGAAATATTACTTTTGCATATTCATATCCAATAAAGGCCTTCGAAAAATTTCTCGGTTATTATGATAGGGAGAACAGAATTGCGTTTAACCCATCCATATCCATGCGCACGGACTTTTCATTCTGCCTGGCTGCATGCAGATACAGAAAAAACGGTAAAACAGACACCGTTGTGCTGGATGGATATGCTGATAATAAGTACTACAAAAAGGCGAAATTTGCTTTAGATAAATTCCGCAGCGAATATTCAATAAATGGCTCCTTCGACTTTTATATAAAGAGATACAGAAGATACCAAAAAGCCAAGGGCCTGAGCGAATCTTCGGCCGTCGCAGCAGCTGTTTCCAGAGCCCTGATATCGAATGTATTTGGCGATGATGCGGCGAAAGACGATATATTTGTCTCCAGATATGCAAGGTTGGTATCCGGATCTGGAACACGGGCAGCACACGACGGAATATCCATGTGGCTCTCATATCCTGGTATGGATTCTAGAGATTGCGTTGCTTTCAAAGTGGGTAAAAGCAATGAAAACCTTAATTATGGGGTTTTTCCGAAATATAGCGATGTTGCGACGGACAACGCGCACAGCATAGCTGTAAATTCAGTTTTCTACGGTACGTGGGTAAGTGAAAAGTTCAGCAATGTTAAGAGGCTGATTTCGGATCATTTTGACATCAACGATCTGCTGAAAATCGGCGAAAACGACATGCTAAGACTAAATTCGATTCTGATGTCAGGTGGTCTCATAATTCAAACTCCTGACAGCCTCAGAATACTGAAGGAAATACTTAAATTTAAATCAAAGAATGAAGGGTTTTATTTCACTGCGGATACCGGCCCATCAATTGCCATTTTCTCATTCGATAGATCGCTGATCGACGAGTTCAGAGAAAATGTGAATGACGAATACATAGAGGGGAGCTACGACTTTAAGGGATACAATAATAGGATGAGAGATTTCATCAGGGAGGCCCAGGAATATTTCACGCAAACACCTGGTGAAGACGAAGAGGATCGCCTGTGA
- a CDS encoding adenosylcobinamide amidohydrolase, translating to MSTKPFEMREEAGYYVIEFQHKAWTMSSAPFNGGCGLRSTYINRHVDSNYSHEVRTEVESFLKRQNLATEDTVVTLTAADVSRYVHASKHVEGWHIDIFLTAGFDNAISIGNRFGKPGTINIAVVTDMPLSEAAMVNMMQSMVEAKSQFMNDYCIKDIRTGKPAPGTSTDTVSLFVVNSEGNIDYAGRLTEAGYYTSMMVYNALALSYR from the coding sequence ATGTCAACTAAACCATTTGAGATGAGAGAAGAGGCTGGCTATTACGTGATCGAATTCCAGCATAAAGCCTGGACAATGAGCTCTGCTCCATTCAATGGAGGCTGCGGCCTCCGATCCACATACATCAACAGGCACGTGGACAGCAATTATTCGCATGAAGTCAGAACTGAAGTGGAGAGCTTTTTGAAGAGGCAGAACCTGGCAACTGAGGACACAGTGGTTACATTAACGGCAGCCGACGTGTCCAGATACGTTCATGCGTCGAAGCACGTGGAAGGCTGGCATATCGACATCTTCCTTACCGCTGGATTTGACAATGCCATATCTATCGGAAACCGTTTTGGAAAACCTGGCACGATAAACATCGCTGTTGTAACTGACATGCCGCTCAGCGAAGCCGCCATGGTCAATATGATGCAGTCCATGGTAGAAGCGAAGTCCCAGTTTATGAACGACTACTGCATAAAGGATATCAGAACAGGAAAACCTGCTCCTGGAACGTCAACGGATACCGTATCCCTTTTCGTCGTCAATAGCGAGGGAAACATCGATTATGCCGGCAGATTGACTGAGGCTGGATATTACACTTCCATGATGGTTTACAATGCTCTAGCGCTATCCTACAGGTGA
- a CDS encoding ubiquitin-like small modifier protein 1 codes for MVTVRYYATLRPITKKKEETFNGISKISELLERLKVEYGSEFTKQMYDGNNLFKNVIILVNGNNITSMKGLDTEIKDDDKIDLFPPVAGG; via the coding sequence ATGGTAACAGTGCGTTATTACGCTACTCTGAGACCCATCACAAAAAAGAAGGAAGAAACCTTCAACGGGATCTCAAAGATATCAGAACTCCTTGAAAGGCTCAAGGTTGAGTATGGATCAGAGTTCACCAAGCAGATGTATGATGGGAATAATCTCTTCAAGAATGTTATAATACTTGTGAATGGCAACAACATAACCTCCATGAAGGGCCTAGATACCGAGATAAAGGATGATGACAAGATCGACCTGTTCCCGCCTGTGGCCGGCGGATAA